The following are from one region of the Capsicum annuum cultivar UCD-10X-F1 chromosome 1, UCD10Xv1.1, whole genome shotgun sequence genome:
- the LOC107853286 gene encoding putative fasciclin-like arabinogalactan protein 20 — translation MGALKYFSLFIVVAFASLSATISASVYRRYHSPEMQSVTNAIHTMYNKGYIAMSAFTVGMQDHLSEWSERYDVTGFTIFAPINSAFISDISGNVVIPSDEKLYLHCSPARYNSLFALRFKTEIPTVSHKYNLIVTSGLLDYDISICNVKISSPPIYDDGYVIVYSIGQLFSFSSAKDIVAAYRNSSSYRVVHAEL, via the coding sequence ATGGGAGCTCTGAAATACTTTTCTCTCTTTATCGTCGTTGCTTTTGCATCACTCTCCGCCACCATCTCCGCCTCCGTTTACCGTCGTTATCATTCACCGGAAATGCAATCGGTAACCAACGCAATACACACAATGTACAACAAAGGCTACATCGCTATGTCTGCTTTTACTGTGGGAATGCAGGATCACCTTTCCGAATGGAGCGAACGATACGACGTCACAGGATTCACTATATTTGCTCCGATTAACTCCGCTTTCATCTCTGATATTTCCGGTAACGTAGTAATTCCATCAGACGAAAAACTTTACCTTCACTGTTCCCCTGCTCGTTATAACTCTCTCTTTGCACTCCGTTTTAAGACCGAAATTCCGACGGTTTCTCATAAGTATAACCTCATCGTTACTAGCGGTTTActtgattatgatatctcaattTGCAACGTCAAAATCTCTTCTCCACCTATCTACGACGACGGTTATGTGATTGTTTACTCCATTGGACAACTCTTCAGCTTCAGCTCCGCCAAGGATATTGTAGCAGCGTATAGGAACAGCTCATCATATCGAGTCGTTCATGCAGAACTCTGA
- the LOC107853284 gene encoding putative fasciclin-like arabinogalactan protein 20, translated as MASISPFFSFSFFFFAYLLSFSTGQSPPPPPPPPSQSLINAAETLSNSGYISMSLTLELIYDTVLSRAAKNSLTGSSLTIFSPPDSSFADFGQPSLSHILLHFSPVSLSLSSLKSLPFASKIPSLSPSNSIYVTSFPSDLQVEINNVKIIGSSIYDDGFVVVFRIEDFFVQNFTRPNATPNPNFDPSSTQCIRFDTFSRFYEVSLLLKSKGYLIISSFLELQLIGFMKNPGLKLTVFAPIDDAIVGFSGDFPEYQQLFLRHLVPCVLYWTDLNDMLNGTEFKNYVNGLSLKITKVNDVSFVNGVEITYPDLYYNDWLVVHGLQRLIPLPDEIDDEMEEDPGKPEDMNDVSIAPDRSEF; from the coding sequence ATGGCTTCCATTTCACCatttttctccttctccttcttcttctttgcttatCTTCTATCCTTTTCCACCGGCCAATCTCCgccgccaccaccaccaccaccatcccaATCTCTAATCAACGCAGCGGAAACTCTCTCAAACTCCGGCTACATTTCCATGTCACTCACTCTTGAGCTCATTTATGATACTGTACTCTCACGCGCTGCTAAGAATTCATTAACTGGCTCTTCCCTTACCATTTTCTCTCCACCCGATTCTTCTTTCGCTGATTTTGGTCAGCCTTCACTTTCTCATATACTTCTTCATTTCTCCCCTGTTTCTCTTTCATTATCTTCACTTAAATCCCTTCCGTTTGCATCTAAAATTCCTTCGTTATCTCCATCAAATTCAATTTATGTTACGAGCTTTCCTTCTGATTTACAAGTTGAAATAAACAATGTGAAGATTATTGGTTCATCGATATATGATGATGGGTTTGTTGTAGTTTTCCGGATTGAAGATTTTTTTGTACAGAATTTCACTCGTCCGAATGCGACTCCGAATCCAAATTTCGACCCGAGCTCGACTCAGTGTATCAGGTTTGATACGTTTTCGAGGTTTTATGAAGTGTCGTTGTTATTGAAATCAAAGGGGTATTTGATTATCTCGTCGTTTCTCGAGTTGCAACTGATTGGGTTTATGAAGAATCCGGGGTTGAAGTTGACGGTATTTGCTCCGATAGACGATGCGATTGTTGGATTTTCCGGGGATTTTCCAGAGTATCAGCAGTTGTTTTTGAGGCATTTGGTGCCTTGTGTACTGTACTGGACTGATTTGAATGATATGTTAAATGGAACTGAGTTTAAGAACTATGTAAACGGGTTGAGTTTGAAGATAACGAAGGTTAATGACGTGAGTTTTGTTAATGGAGTTGAAATTACGTATCCGGATTTGTATTACAACGATTGGCTTGTTGTTCATGGGCTGCAGCGTCTGATTCCATTACCTGATGAGATTGATGATGAAATGGAGGAAGATCCTGGTAAACCTGAGGATATGAATGATGTTTCTATCGCCCCTGATCGTAGTGAATTTTGA